The following nucleotide sequence is from Gammaproteobacteria bacterium.
CATAATGGTGACGCGCCCATCTTCATTACAAAGTCCCGTAATCCCCTGAGGGGAACCATTTGGGTTAAAAGGATAGGTTTCAGTCGGACGCCCGTGGTTGTCCACAAACCGCATCACAACGCCCTTGTCAACCGCCGACGCTAGGTGTGCCTCCGAAGTGAATTCTGCCCGACCCTCACCGTGAGAGACGGCAATTGGCAAACGAGCCCCCGCCATCCCCTGTAACAGCACCGAACGAGACGGCAGAA
It contains:
- a CDS encoding phosphoribosylformylglycinamidine synthase, whose protein sequence is LGVCNGCQMLAHLKQLIPGADHWPRFVRNRSEQFEARLSLVEILPSRSVLLQGMAGARLPIAVSHGEGRAEFTSEAHLASAVDKGVVMRFVDNHGRPTETYPFNPNGSPQGITGLCNEDGRVTIMMPHPERVFRTVQMSWAPTDWGEDSPWMRMFRNARVWVG